In Pelmatolapia mariae isolate MD_Pm_ZW linkage group LG2, Pm_UMD_F_2, whole genome shotgun sequence, one DNA window encodes the following:
- the LOC134640384 gene encoding alpha-1A adrenergic receptor-like, with the protein MSLSIDNVTDLWKNGSSNLDGASSQFNFTNSSGGNHTVRSEMDLTRAIPLGLVLGAFIVFAIAGNILVILSVVCNRHLRTPTNYFIINLAIADLLLGTTVLPVSATLEILDYWVFGRIFCDIWAAVDVLCCTASIMSLCVISIDRYIGVSHPLQYPGIVTEKRALLAMLGVWVLSVVISIGPLLGWKQPPSPDDTICPITEEPFYALFSSLGSFYIPLVVILAMYCRVYIVAKRTTKNLEAGVMRERMNSSELTLRIHKGSQVHEDPGSSGTGKGRAHQARSSLTVKLLKFSREKKAAKTLGVVVGMFTLCWLPFFLALPIGSFNVHLRPPESLFKVIFWLGYFNSCLNPIIYPCYNREFKLAFIRILKCQCHQRKRPGWREYNYRSSTFSSSGNSRKNSTDHNSGCLNGSQRTLPSSASPSPSYLSKSLPPCPEGEALYIWGATTPTPSTPNLLPGSPIDCQPTALRGGRTAEETTGGVFSFSFVKNKDKGGVNKDLIVPVDKV; encoded by the exons ATGAGTCTGAGCATTGACAATGTCACAGACTTGTGGAAAAATGGTTCCTCGAATCTCGACGGGGCGTCTTCCCAGTTCAATTTCACTAACAGCTCTGGGGGTAACCATACGGTGCGCAGCGAGATGGACCTCACCCGAGCCATCCCGCTCGGCTTGGTACTCGGGGCTTTCATCGTGTTTGCCATCGCGGGCAACATCCTCGTAATCCTCTCTGTGGTGTGCAACAGGCACCTGCGGACCCCGACCAATTACTTCATCATCAACCTGGCTATCGCGGACCTGCTGCTGGGCACCACGGTGCTGCCTGTGTCAGCCACACTGGAGATCCTGGACTACTGGGTGTTCGGCAGGATCTTCTGTGACATTTGGGCGGCGGTGGATGTGCTGTGCTGCACCGCGTCCATCATGAGCCTGTGCGTAATATCTATTGACCGCTACATTGGAGTGAGCCACCCGCTGCAGTACCCGGGTATCGTGACGGAGAAGCGGGCTCTGCTGGCCATGCTTGGGGTCTGGGTGCTGTCGGTGGTCATATCCATCGGACCTCTGCTCGGGTGGAAGCAGCCACCGTCGCCGGACGACACGATATGTCCCATCACCGAGGAGCCGTTTTACGCGCTCTTCTCCTCCCTCGGCTCCTTCTACATTCCTCTCGTCGTTATACTGGCCATGTACTGCCGTGTGTACATAGTCGCCAAAAGGACCACTAAGAACCTGGAGGCAGGTGTAATGCGGGAGAGGATGAACTCCAGCGAGCTGACCCTCAGGATCCACAAGGGATCTCAGGTGCACGAGGATCCCGGCAGCTCTGGCACGGGCAAGGGCCGCGCGCACCAGGCTAGAAGTTCGCTCACGGTGAAACTGCTGAAATTCTCCCGGGAGAAGAAAGCAGCTAAAACTTTGGGAGTTGTGGTCGGCATGTTTACTCTTTGCTGGCTGCCCTTCTTTCTCGCCTTACCCATAG GGTCCTTTAATGTGCACCTGCGGCCACCTGAATCCCTCTTCAAAGTAATCTTCTGGCTTGGTTACTTCAACAGCTGCCTGAACCCCATCATCTACCCCTGCTACAACCGTGAGTTCAAGCTGGCTTTCATCCGGATCCTGAAATGCCAGTGTCACCAGCGCAAACGTCCCGGCTGGAGAGAGTATAATTACCGTTCCTCCACCTTCAGCTCCTCTGGAAACTCACGCAAAAACTCGACGGACCACAACTCCGGCTGTCTGAACGGAAGCCAGCGTACTCTGCCATCCTCAGCCAGCCCAAGCCCGAGTTACCTGAGTAAGAGTCTGCCGCCTTGCCCTGAGGGGGAAGCGTTATACATCTGGGGAGCTACCACCCCAACTCCCTCCACCCCCAACCTGCTGCCCGGCAGCCCCATCGACTGCCAGCCGACAGCTCTGAGAGGGGGGAGAACCGCTGAGGAAACTACAGGAGGagttttctctttctcctttgTGAAGAATAAAGATAAGGGAGGGGTCAACAAAGACCTTATTGTGCCTGTTGACAAAGTGTGA
- the ccnjl gene encoding cyclin-J-like protein encodes MERELEWWKDQLAADIHQSLRIKELKLPAYRAHSPQIGMRRYFADLLAILSNRYQLCPTARHLAVYLLDLFMDHYDVAVRQLYVIALSCLLLASKFEEKEDRVPKLEQLNSLGFMCSLNIVLNKKDLIKMELLLLETFGWNLCMPTPAHFIDYYLHASVQEGDLYNGWPLSSLSKTKAFMEKYTHYFLEVSLQDHAFLSFRPSQVAAACVAASRICLQISPSWTTALHLLTGYTWDHLTQCIELMLLAHDNDVKEANKAKSTPPHRPSSLQSQPQTSHLSPVSAIQRPASSTSSTPQLLFQPDSFPHISQHSPSLSQLQALAESQALGSVVNMSQDFLQSHRMGLLAGAASITPAGAFPSYPSLTSGLQPGARGLPLQGPISVQMALAGEPRHCLSMAYSGSYLGAHHTFTAGCFDR; translated from the exons GAGCTGAAGTTGCCGGCCTACCGGGCCCATTCTCCCCAGATTGGCATGCGACGGTACTTTGCAGACTTGTTGGCCATCCTGAGTAATCGCTACCAGCTATGTCCTACAGCACGTCACTTGGCAGTCTACCTGCTGGACTTGTTCATGGACCACTATGACGTGGCTGTCAGGCAGCTCTACGTCATTGCTCTGTCCTGTCTGCTGCTAGCTA GCAAATTTGAGGAGAAGGAGGACCGGGTCCCCAAACTGGAGCAGCTGAACTCTCTGGGGTTCATGTGCAGCCTAAACATAGTTCTCAACAAGAAGGATCTGATCAAAATGGAGCTCCTGCTGCTCGAGACCTTTGGCTGGAATCTGTGTATGCCCACACCCGCCCACTTTATTGACTACTACCTCCATGCCTCAGTGCAGGAGGGCGACCTCTACAATGGCTGGCCACTGTCCTCCCTCTCCAAGACCAAGGCTTTCATGGAGAAATACACACACTACTTCCTGGAGGTTTCATTGCAGG aCCATGCCTTTCTGAGTTTTAGGCCATCCCAGGTTGCTGCTGCGTGTGTGGCAGCATCTCGTATTTGCCTTCAGATTTCTCCAAGTTGGACAACTGCTTTGCATTTACTAACAGGGTACACATGGGACCACCTCACCCAGTGCATTGAGCTGATGTTGCT TGCTCATGACAACGATGTGAAGGAGGCCAATAAAGCCAAATCCACACCCCCTCACCGGCCCTCCTCTCTGCAGTCCCAGCCGCAGACCTCTCACCTCTCTCCAGTGTCAGCCATCCAGAGACcagcctcctccacctcctccacaccacagctgctctttcagcCAGATAGCTTTCCACACATTTCCCAGCATTCCCCATCCCTGTCCCAGCTGCAGGCACTAGCTGAGTCCCAGGCTTTGGGGTCTGTGGTAAACATGTCTCAGGACTTTCTTCAGAGTCACAGGATGGGTCTTCTAGCTGGGGCTGCCTCCATCACTCCTGCGGGGGCGTTCCCCTCCTACCCAAGCCTAACCTCAGGTCTCCAACCGGGGGCTCGTGGGCTGCCGCTCCAGGGCCCCATTTCTGTGCAGATGGCCCTTGCTGGAGAGCCGCGACATTGTCTGAGCATGGCTTACAGTGGGAGCTACCTGGGGGCTCATCACACGTTCACAGCCGGCTGCTTTGACAGGTGA
- the LOC134635186 gene encoding gastrotropin-like, whose translation MAFSGKYELESQENYEEFLEAVGLQNAKTDHKVVTEVVQDGNNFTWTQTIPNWTWSNKFIVGQECELTTMTGSKFKAPVTMEGDKISCHFPQYLFTAEIVDDKLVMTCITPGEKGVTFKRINKRI comes from the exons ATGGCGTTCAGTGGGAAATATGAGCTTGAGAGTCAAGAGAATTATGAGGAGTTTCTGGAAGCAGTTG GTCTTCAAAATGCCAAGACAGACCACAAGGTAGTGACTGAAGTGGTGCAGGACGGGAATAACTTCACCTGGACACAAACCATCCCGAACTGGACCTGGTCCAATAAATTTATTGTTGGTCAAGAATGTGAGCTGACGACGATGACAGGATCCAAATTCAAG GCGCCTGTAACTATGGAAGGCGACAAGATTTCATGTCATTTCCCTCAGTACCTCTTCACAGCAGAGATCGTTGATGACAAGCTAGTAATG ACTTGCATAACTCCAGGAGAGAAGGGTGTAACCTTCAAAAGAATCAACAAGAGGATCTAA